From a region of the Fibrobacter sp. UWB2 genome:
- a CDS encoding glutamine synthetase III, with protein sequence MSNEYRLKAIKEIASENATGVMPAAPANIDFYGEDVFNAEAMRTYLPKDICKKLFATIDDGAPLDPSIAGEVAHAMKKWAIDRGATHFTHWFQPLTGSTAEKHDSFLEPEDGKAILAFSGKNLIVGEPDASSFPSGGLRSTFEARGYTAWDPTSPAFIKRHGNGATLCIPTAFCSYTGEALDKKTPLLRSIQALQKSADRLMGLFGVAPQKVTVTLGAEQEYFLVDKRFYLQRPDLYQAGRTLFGAAPAKHQQMEDHYFGSIPSRILNFMNDVEKELWKLGIPAKTRHNEVAPAQFELAPMFEEVNLACDHNMQIMEVLRQVADRHGLVCLLHEKPFAGINGSGKHNNWSVNYGKTNLLNPGKDPHQNAIFLTTLCAVIYAVDTHADLLRMAVASAGNDHRLGANEAPPAIISMYLGDQLADVVDQLEKGDPKSSKQAGALKLGSDTLPPLPRDATDRNRTSPFAFTGNKFEFRAPGSSQSCSEPNVILNTIVAEAFDIIADKLANVPAEKFHEELQNLLQKIVKEHKRVIFNGNGYTDEWVEEAAKRGLPNTRTTMEALQALNKKENVALFEKYGVFNKRELDSRYEVNMEDYHKKIHIEGEIARDMAKDIILPQAIEAYSAALKANEMALNQGFPALDSYAKPLGEGIKKLLAAIEVMEKALAGKHEDILNGMLDLRLVVDSLEKIVPDEKWPLPKYREMLFIY encoded by the coding sequence ATGAGCAACGAATACAGATTAAAAGCTATCAAGGAAATCGCAAGTGAAAACGCAACGGGCGTAATGCCGGCAGCACCTGCAAACATCGACTTTTACGGCGAAGATGTTTTCAACGCCGAAGCGATGCGCACCTACCTTCCGAAAGACATTTGCAAAAAGCTCTTCGCTACTATTGATGACGGCGCACCGCTCGACCCGAGCATCGCAGGCGAAGTTGCACACGCTATGAAAAAGTGGGCCATCGATCGCGGCGCCACTCACTTTACTCACTGGTTCCAGCCCCTTACCGGTTCTACTGCAGAAAAGCACGACTCCTTCCTTGAACCCGAAGATGGCAAAGCCATCCTCGCGTTCAGCGGCAAGAACTTGATCGTCGGCGAACCGGACGCATCTTCCTTCCCGAGCGGCGGCCTTCGCTCTACGTTTGAAGCCCGCGGCTACACCGCCTGGGACCCGACCTCTCCGGCATTCATCAAGCGTCACGGCAACGGTGCAACGCTTTGCATCCCGACTGCATTCTGCAGCTATACTGGTGAAGCACTCGACAAGAAGACTCCGCTCCTCCGTTCCATCCAGGCTTTGCAGAAATCCGCCGACCGCCTCATGGGCCTCTTCGGTGTCGCTCCGCAGAAGGTCACCGTCACGCTCGGTGCCGAACAGGAATACTTCCTCGTCGACAAGCGTTTCTACCTCCAGCGCCCGGACCTCTACCAGGCAGGCCGCACCTTGTTCGGTGCCGCTCCGGCTAAGCACCAGCAGATGGAAGACCACTACTTCGGTAGCATTCCGTCTCGCATTTTGAACTTCATGAACGATGTGGAAAAGGAACTCTGGAAGCTCGGCATTCCGGCAAAGACCCGCCACAACGAAGTCGCTCCGGCTCAGTTCGAACTTGCTCCGATGTTCGAAGAAGTGAACCTCGCTTGCGACCACAACATGCAGATTATGGAAGTCCTCCGTCAGGTTGCTGACCGCCACGGACTCGTCTGCCTCCTCCACGAAAAGCCGTTTGCAGGCATCAACGGTTCTGGTAAGCACAACAACTGGTCTGTGAACTATGGTAAGACCAACCTCTTGAACCCGGGCAAGGACCCGCACCAGAACGCCATCTTCCTCACCACGCTCTGCGCTGTCATTTACGCCGTCGATACTCACGCTGACCTGCTCCGTATGGCTGTTGCAAGCGCTGGTAACGACCACCGCCTTGGCGCAAACGAAGCTCCTCCGGCAATCATCTCCATGTACCTCGGCGACCAGCTTGCTGACGTCGTCGACCAGCTCGAAAAGGGCGATCCGAAGTCCAGTAAGCAGGCTGGCGCACTCAAGCTCGGTTCCGACACTCTCCCGCCGCTCCCGCGCGACGCTACGGACCGCAACCGTACTTCTCCGTTCGCCTTCACCGGCAACAAGTTCGAATTCCGCGCACCGGGCTCCAGCCAGAGCTGCTCTGAACCGAACGTTATCCTCAACACGATCGTTGCCGAAGCATTCGACATCATCGCAGACAAGCTCGCCAACGTTCCTGCAGAAAAGTTCCACGAAGAACTCCAGAACCTCTTGCAGAAGATCGTCAAGGAACACAAGCGCGTTATCTTCAACGGCAACGGTTACACGGACGAATGGGTCGAAGAAGCTGCAAAGCGCGGCCTCCCGAACACCCGCACCACTATGGAAGCCCTCCAGGCACTCAACAAGAAAGAAAACGTCGCCCTCTTCGAAAAGTACGGCGTGTTCAACAAGCGCGAACTCGATTCCCGCTACGAAGTCAACATGGAAGACTACCACAAGAAGATTCACATCGAAGGTGAAATCGCTCGCGACATGGCCAAGGACATCATTCTCCCGCAGGCTATCGAAGCTTACTCCGCCGCTCTCAAGGCAAACGAAATGGCTCTGAACCAAGGTTTCCCGGCTCTCGATTCTTACGCCAAGCCGCTTGGCGAAGGCATCAAGAAGCTCCTCGCTGCAATCGAAGTGATGGAAAAGGCCCTCGCCGGGAAGCACGAAGACATCTTGAACGGTATGCTCGACCTCCGCTTGGTTGTGGACTCTCTCGAAAAGATCGTCCCGGACGAAAAGTGGCCGCTTCCGAAGTACCGCGAGATGCTCTTCATCTACTAA